The Polyangium aurulentum genomic interval ACCAGGACAGCGAGATCCAGGACCTCGCGGATTTCCTCGGCGACTCGCTCCAGCTCGCCCAGGCGGCGAAGAAGACGACGGCCGACGTCATCCTCTTCGCCGGCGTGCACTTCATGGCGGAGACCGCGAAGATCCTGAACCCCGATCGGATCGTCCTCGTCCCCGACATGGAGGCCGGCTGCTCGCTCGCGAGCGGCTGCCCGACGGACCGCTACCGCGCCTGGCGCGCCAAGTACCCCGACGCCGTCGCCGTCACGTACATCAACTGCACCGCCGAGGTGAAGGCGGAGAGCGACTACATCTGCACGTCGTCGAACGCGGAGAAGATCATCCGCGCGATCCCCGAGGACAAGGAGATCCTCTTCGCGCCCGATCGCAACCTCGGCCGCTGGCTGATGCAGAAGACGGGTCGGCAGATGCGCCTGTGGATGGGGAGCTGCATCGTGCACGAGACGTTCAGCCTGCGAAAGCTCATCGAGCTGAAGGAGCGGCACCCCGAGGCCAAGCTCATCGCGCACCCCGAGTGCGAGGAGCCGGTCTTGAAGATGGCCGAGTTCATCGGCTCCACCACGGCGCTGCTCAACTACACGATCAAGGACGACGCGAAGGAGTACATCGTCGCGACCGAGACCGGCATCCTCCACCAGATGCAGAAGGCCTCGCCGGACAAGACGTTCATCGCGGGCCCGCCCGAGGGCAACTGCGCGTGCAACGACTGCCCCTTCATGAAGCTCAACTCGCTCGAGAAGATCTACCTCGCGCTGCGCGACCTCGAGCCGCGCATCGAGATGCCCGAGGCGCTGCGCGAGCGGGCGCGCGTGCCGATCGACCGGATGCTCGCGCTATCGTGAGCCGCCGCGATCGACGAGCCTCCGGACGAGCGCCTTCAGCGCGCTCGGATCGAACGGCTTTTCGAGCAGCTCGTTGCGCACGCGCGAGAAGAACGCGTGGATGTCGCCCGTGAAGGCCGCG includes:
- the nadA gene encoding quinolinate synthase NadA; this encodes MSETVQRPIDPSLDIEAEIVRLKKDRNAVLLAHYYQDSEIQDLADFLGDSLQLAQAAKKTTADVILFAGVHFMAETAKILNPDRIVLVPDMEAGCSLASGCPTDRYRAWRAKYPDAVAVTYINCTAEVKAESDYICTSSNAEKIIRAIPEDKEILFAPDRNLGRWLMQKTGRQMRLWMGSCIVHETFSLRKLIELKERHPEAKLIAHPECEEPVLKMAEFIGSTTALLNYTIKDDAKEYIVATETGILHQMQKASPDKTFIAGPPEGNCACNDCPFMKLNSLEKIYLALRDLEPRIEMPEALRERARVPIDRMLALS